In Aethina tumida isolate Nest 87 chromosome 2, icAetTumi1.1, whole genome shotgun sequence, the DNA window GAAAGCGGCACAGgtattataaattctattccctagaaataaataatatgtttttttttaatagattacTTATAATATTGGAATTGACAAAGGAATCGTCCCAAAAGTTCCCGGCTTTACAGAATTTCTTTACTGCTTTAGCACAGCAATTCTGTTTCATGCAGCAATAATGGAACCAACAAATTTGCGACCCAGTTATTGGAAATTCTTGCATTCCATATCTGGGGGAAGGTAAATTATTAtccaattttgtatttttcatattaataatcattattgtccaataatgataaaataattcatttggttccaattgtttattgtattttattttaggatCGCTTGCATGAATCGTGAACCATTAAACGTATGGGGCTTAAAAACTTCGGAATCGCTGAAAACTGTACTAGCTCGAACAAAAACAGTGCCTGtggtttatttttgataaatattttatagaaactcATTATTAGGTACATTTATTAGGTCATTgtgtatgttaatattttattgtattttattgaatctgctatttttacatttataactgTACATTGCacgtttttgttatatttttgttacatacatgttgttattattatattttttatttatatttttttactagaaTTTCCGCCATAGTATTTTTAGGTCAATACATTACATTCTGTATAcagtctttattttatttattataaactggataaaattataacatgaACACAattgtgattaaaatattattaacggaTTTGACTCTCTTGATTGTGAAGGTAATACTCCCAATGGTAAACCATCATAGCACTcaacatctaaaaataaaatataacataaaaatttaaataagcttAACAAGTCAGTGTATACCTGTAATAGGTTTCCATTTAGATTGAGTGTTCTGTGAATTCACCTTTTCTACAACTGGAATTTGATTCtcatcattatcatttttaatgtcaTTAAGAAATTCAACTGAATCCATAATTCTGTAGCTACCTTGAGGGTACTTAGTTATAAGATAGCTTTGAATTAAGTCGTgtgtttcattaataaattcatctgaacaattattataatgaagaatactaaaaaaatatttatatttaaaatcaataataataaatattaaacatacctATCTAGATATATCATCATATATTCATTAggcttttctaaaattttctgtTGAAAATTATGTGCCTCCTGAATAGGTATTATTGACATATTAATATCTAAAGTGTCCTTGATTTCAGGGTGTTtctccataattttttttaaagcaaatttattgaatttgttatcagatttattaatttcctaaaagtgaatttgtaataaaaattttcaaaattaatatctgaCTCACTTTGTCACTAAATTCATTTTGAATATGTCTATTTTTTGTGAACGTTTTAAAAAAGTCTAGTATCCAATAACTGGCTGTAATCTTCAATTCTCTGCTGTTTGTAGTTTCTAAAGTAACTTCAAATAGTTTTTCAAGtacattgaataaaatagatCCTTCATGTAACATATTAAAGAGTGGTGCCCATAAGTTTTTATAGTCCTTCATAATTCCaggagaatctaaaaattcatgaattgaattgtttgttacttttttatagaCTAATCCTTACCTAGctgaactttaaataaaatatcttttactACCTTCTCAGCTACAATTTCTTTAATGTAATTTCCAGAAAATGTTGTCAAGTTTTCTTTTAACTCAGTTTCTACATAAGCAAGGACTGATGcacgatttttaatttttagttgttttggAACAACCAACTtgcataaatttagaaattcttCATCCTCataatgatgaaaatattttgtatcacTTTTGtaagtatctaaatttaaacttatgtaGTATGTTAATAAGTTTAACAACTGAGAGTGATCTCCTTCATGCACAATGTAATCCATAATAATGTCATTTTGGCTATGCCAATAATTTTCCTTCAACCAGGAAAAACAGATGCTTAATCCTAATTCTAATACAGGTAACTCAGGGAGTTTATGGTTATGAGCAATGTCATGGCGAATATTTATTAGCCACTTTGGTAAGTCACTTGCTGCTAATGTTTTAGTAAACTTTCCCTGTTTATCACTATTGGTTGcacatacatttaaaaaccTAAAATTACACTGTAAATGGAGGCTGAataagtacaaaattaaacataccTCATTAATGATAGGGCAtagatttgtttaatttggtCTTCTTGAAGTGTGTCTTTTTCACTTGTTAGTGCCTCAAGAATGATTATGGTACCTTCTATTCCAGCAAATAATAAGGGAGTTCTGATTTTCCATAAATGTAAACACTTTAAAGCTTCTACGTGATCttcattttcatttgaatTCACTAATGTATTGACATGTCTCCATTCATTGCTAAAATCATTCAATATTACCAGTAAACAattgttaaaagaaaaattaatatggttTACCTGTTGTACCATGGAACTAAAATTTTTCCAGAGTACTTTTGTGataaagacattttaaaatttataatttaaagtcggtttatttaataaactttgttGACACGAGGTTACTGTAAACATAAATGTGACATTTTGAGGTTAGGGTTTTTCTGTTTCGAATAATTGTTCTGTGATGAATACTGAGCTTGCGCGTAAATGATCCGTGCCgccatctaaaatttaaaatttaacggaATGGCGTTCATTTGTTTTGGTGCTGtcgcataatttttatttttaaacataaaataatcattgtaGAGATTTGTAAATGaagtcttaaataatttagcatatTCTTCGTGTAGTGTTGTATCGTCTTAACGGCTCGTGAAGAGTTTTAAAGTGAATTATTACCATTGGAACCGTATTTTAaggtttgttattgttttataactcATACTTTTTATGCACTTCATTATGTTTAGAATTGTTTGTTGTAATATAGTTTAAACtcgtttttgaaattaacttataatacgaattacacaattattttgaaaatattccatacataACCTCAAAAAAACTTCGGATCTCTGAGAGAATTCTCTTCCgttattagattaaattatttataagtagTTTTACATTCTAACATAATGGACtacaattctaaaaattcggTTTTTccaaaactttatatttgaatCAAACGCGTTCTTATTATAAGACTAAGTAAAtagtataagaaataattgatttggttgatttaaaagttattcCTTAAAAAGTCCAATACATATTAGAatgagattaatttttttattttttaaattatgctcTTATTgtcaaaactaaaataaaaaatttagtttattttatttggatcATTAAGGTTTTActgcaatttttataaattatatatagacaaaatttcaaatttcatgtttttaatgggatttattaactttacattgatgaaaatgttaagaaaAACGGTCCTTAGtcacctataaataaaataacattcatTATTTCAGGAAAAATGGACCAATCATTTGAGCACACTCCTCTGAGGAATAATGATTTACGAAGGCGAACGCTTTTGCAGAACAGCATGCAGGTCAGTTCACCTTTGAGAAGGGCTAGCAGGACACCAACATTGGTGGTTGCTTTGGATAGAGGAAGTGATGAAATTGAGCGCCAAAGTCGAAGAAGTCATGTGGATATTCAAAAACGAATGTCCCACATACCCCAGGCTCAATCTCCTCTCAatgaatcaattaaatttattgatgaagaggaaatgaaaaatcattttcagATTTGTACCAAacttttttctgaaaatgtaggtatttttaataatttcacaatGGATATTATAATGTTTGGATAATTTCAGAAAATCAACACCAAAAATGTTTGGCAATTGCACATCATTGATCTATTAAAACATATGTCTCAGAAACCTAGTGATACATTACAAGTGGCCAGTACTTCCATAGACATAGGTGCTAAAGTTTATGGTCTCAGAGTTGATGATGTTCATGCTGAGGGATTAAAATTAGCCAGCAGCATGTCAAGACAATACAATAAAGAAGCTAATTTGggtacttattttatttattgctcagagttcatatttaatatttaatattccagATGAAAATGGAGAAGGAGGTGAGGGCAACATTGATGGTGAAAATACTGAACAGGTAGCAgcaaagaagaagaaaaaaaagaaacgtCTTACTGCTGgggaaaaaaatacaatttcaaaaaacattGAGTCTCTATCGACGTCGTTACCAAAGTTGGAATCCATATTCTTCTCCACTAGAATTGACGCGGACACTAGCCCAAtagacaatttatttactaacaaattGAGAATGGATCATTCAGGATATAAATTTATGCTTTTGTAtgtgtattttgttttttataattttatattagtttatttgtcCATGTAATTTTAGGAGTACAGAGAAAGCTTGGCCTGCTGATGTAGATCcagctttaaaatatatagaaaataaaaaaaatacattgcaaataaatattaacatgcaACCAAATCTCAAAGTTTGTATTCCCTTCAATGATTTTCAAGTTGATGAATATGATCCTGATGAGGAGGAAAGACAGTAAGATTATCgatatatattctttattaagtaaaataattaaattaattttttttaaagattggAAGCAGACAAGTCGTTGTTAACTCAAAGAGAAAATGAAGTTGTTTATGATGATGCTGGAATACCAATACCTGAGTTAGATGGATCTAtacatgataattttatacatgacGAAATAGGTATTGATTTGTTACATTCATAGATTGATCTGTTTAACtcctaaaaaaactaataataatttaatatttttgcattGTCCAGAAATAGATAATTTGGCCGACGATGTGTGCGAAGAGGAGGAATTTTGTGCTCAAATTCAAGGCGAAATTGCACACATAGTAGACCTTAAGCCCGAAGAAGTTTCACATCGGACAGAATACTCGTACAAAACAACTATGCAGACGCACAATGGGAGAATTATAGATCAAATATGGGCAGGTCCCAGTCATTGGAAGTTGAAGTACATACGCCCCAGAAAATCACGTTTTACTGGTGAGTCTGGACTGCAAGGGGATAAAACAACAGTTCACAAACAACAAAGCAAAAAGAAAAAGCCAAGCGTCGTTTTATTTGAATGTAATCTTGATGAGCCCAAAATAGATATGGACAAACGCTTAAAGGGTAGACGAAAGGCACCTGTGACAGATCCACAGAAGTAAGTATTTAGTTTTGATGTAAAAATGATTCATTGTATATATACTTTACTTGTTATTCTAGAATTACTCTGCCAATTCAAGATAAATCTTCTCTTATGATCATAGAACAAAGTAGGGAGCTTATTTTAAAACGGGGCGCAGAACCAATCCGCAAGCTTCCGGAAAAAAGTCCAGAAAACGACCAAGATGATTATGAAGTTTCACCttacaaatatgaaaatcCCAATGATTCCCAATACTGTTCTCAGCCcaacgtaaaattttaatttattattgtattattatttggtaaacaataatttttaggatGATGATCTCGTGGACAATGATGATGGTGGTATTGACCCTGTTGAAACTGAAGAGATTATAGACGCACCTGCACAACAAAACTTCTTGGGAGAAAATCTTGTAGACCTACCAGAGACGGTtggttttgttattttcatattgaagcaattaagtaaataataattattctaggTTCCAAAAGCTTATGTACCTTATGCTTTGCATGCCAAGAAGATGGACATGAGGAAATTAAAGGCAGCAGTTTGGCACAACATTACCAATTCCAAAGAACCACTCAACTCTgaagtaattatttgttatgtttcaattaatttcagttaattaattaccgTTGATTTTAGGCTGAAACCCGAGTGGGAAAAGTTGTACCTACGACTTTTGCGAAATTATATAATCAGTTGCCAGCATTGTTAAACGAAAAAATGAGAAGGGAACTTAGTTGTCCGCTTGCCTTTGTGGCTTTATTACATGTAtgtaatgaagaaaatttggaACTGAGACCACAACCAGGCAACAATAAggattttgatatatttgggccttgttaaagtttttttgttttttaaatgtatgtgtACTTTtgaatatagttttatttaaattggcttaataaaatattatttttatatatatatatatatatatattcattaattgttGCAATTCCATAAGAATTACTTCCTTGTAACCTCTGAATtggtaatttcaattttacattCATGTTTAAAAGTTGAggatattgaaaaaaagaCGCCATGTCCTTGatcttttgttattttattatttagaattttttagttaaaaataagttcttataaaaaaaattatttagtaaaataacataaatgagCTCTTTTTTTTGTAGTATTTGTTTAGTACATTGTATGTCCTCTACAGACACCAGTATCTTGTTATCACATTCTCTACATGTCTTCTATgagattatttaattcttcttGGGATGTAGTGATCCATACCTGTGAAATTACAGCTTAAAGCTCTGGAAGagtattagatttaattattatcgaatagtattgaatattaatatataaatacgttCATCACAAAACTCTTGGACCCCCCTCGTAAAAGGcaaacaaaaactaatatcaatatatCGTTTTTATTGTAAAGGGCACATGCAAATTGTAACTTTTGCAAAAACGTTCAACAATGTTTTCATCTACTTCTAACATTGACCACAATTTCTCAGTCTGATGTAAATAGCgaccaaaataatttgtatctaCTTGTCGAAATATGCCTAGAAATCAAATTCTTGATTTTGATAAAGCAAGGATAATCTTTCTACAAGCTTTACATCAACAGGATTGGTCAAATCACTGAGTTTGCCATACTTAGATCATATGTGATGAGAATTGTACGATTATTCCAAGTATCCAAGAGTAACAAATGCAAGGAAAAACCATCACACAGTCAATTTTGTAAGACGCAATCATAACGTTACTGCCCCAGCTGTAAGAACAGAGTTTAGAAGAACTTACGATAATTTATGATCCAGACGACTATTAAGAGTGCCAAAATGTTATCAAaccaattattcaattattatatatattattcatttttagggATGATAATGGTCGACCCCACACACACGAAATGCCCAAATTGCGTTACAAAAAGCAAATGTGCAAAGATTGAATGGGCCAGCGAACTCACCAGATGTGAATCCAATCGAGGACGATGTGGGATATGTTCAGGTCAAGCAACTTTAAGGGGGCTAAATCCACTCACAACTTGGTACTAATTGTAGTAATTCAAGGCGAGTGTGCCGACATTTTTCAAgacatcaataatttaattctttcaaGAGTACTAGAATATCTATATgcttctttatattattttgaaaatttataaatttcagtgAACTAGTTTTTGGTTTTagtttcctttaatttttttatctgctAGTATTATACCAaagcaaataaacaaataaaaaccgtattaaataaacaatttaatttatatataattaattatattaattaatataaataattaatagtaataaatatctcatgattactttataattatgattacaAAGTTTTGGATACTAGAATATAAAGCATCTGTATCTACTCGATATTGGGAAAAGTAATTGTTACACATCACTACCGTcgatatatacaattaaaatacaatttaattaataaaagtttaatagaaCTATtgtcgaaattttaaaatgtataaaaacataaacaaatcaCATTAGAAggtaaaatgttaattgtttttattatatgaaatattttcaacaattgtcaggcaattattatttattatgtacgtAAAAGTAGTACACATAcctaatttctattaaaacaaCGTAAGCAGTTGAAAACATTCACCAAATATTCATTGAAGATTTCGAAGAGACTAATGTCAAAAGAAGTTGTATGTCCTCTCATGAGCCATAGTTTGGCAAATGATAATATGAGAGGTATGTGTTAAATAAagatcaataaaaatgaaattccaAATTGTTATCGTAGATAACCTCTACACGAGGATTAAATAGCTGTGTATCTAATCGCTTGATTgtcttgattaaattttattaatatgtctaaaaaacatttattatataaatgcaCAGTACAAAACATGttcatattcataataaaacgTCTCGCTATAATTgcacaacattaaaaatttattattacgatATTTATATAGTAGTCTAAACAAAAAGTTAATTCATGTATTTtcccacattttaattttcctttttcattttgtatatgataaactacaatatattttatattcaaagtaaaataatttattcggcGCATTATGTTAGAGGACATAACTGTTATCAAATTTCTGTGTATTTGAAAATAGTAGtccatatgaataaaataataattgttatgcatatataatataatatatgaaaataaataataatgagacATTATTTCTATGGTTTATATGCTTATTTACAAATACGCGGGAAATAATTGTCAGTTACGCATAGAAAACCTACCAGTTACGATCATTACCAATATTATTtacgaaaaatattgtttaagcaactatttaataatagaaataatctGATTAGAATGCACATATATCAACAGTCGTAACAATAATACAACTAACTCACATtctatactttattttaacaacCCTACATGCAcataaaatgcaaataaatccaaaaattttaaatattacatccTTCACGTTGGTCACCATGCCGCAATTCAAACAATTTCGAGAAGTGGGAACTGTCAGCTGTTTACAAAGGCCGGTAATTTTGCGCGCCATTCGTATCATTCGTCCGTGTGCAGTTGTTGAGGTTTGTTGCTTGTTTGTTCATCCTGTTAATCCAAAATGTCTGGACGTGGAAAAGGCGGCAAAGCCAAGGGCAAATCCCAGACCCGTTCACACCGTGCTGGATTGCAATTTCCAGTCGGTAGGATCCATCGGTTGCTGAGAAAGGGAAATTATGCTGAACGTGTGGGTAGCGGAGCCCCCGTGTACCTAGGAGCTGTGATGGAATATCTAGCCGCCGAAGTACTCGAATTGGCTGGTAACGCCGCCAAAGACAACAAGAAGAGCAGAATCATTCCAAGACATCTTCAATTGGCCATAAGAAACGACGAGGAGTTGAACAAACTTCTATCTGGAGTGACCATAGCCCAAGGTGGTGTTTTACCCAACATCCAGGCGGTTTTGTTGCCAAAGAAGACTGGAGGAAACTCGTCTGCAAATTCGTCAGCCGGCGCGGGTCCCAAAACGCAGTCACAGGATTATTAAGCCCAGTTAATTGTTAAGTACATTTGTTTGATGTTCATGTTCTATgtaaactgtatttttttaagataataaacgatgtaatttaataaaactgggtttgtttttttgtaatatcctgaaacattttgtttgttaccttaaaattatagtattgATTTCAAATCCATTCACAAAAATCAAACGTAAGTATTTTAATGTgcctacttaaaaattattccttGTAAGTaccgaaataaaaatgatataagagactaaaaattaagtttatgattattttttaagtattaaaaaacagatatgaaataaaacatacgtttaaataatttagacttaatttatgttaaaaaccaattataatacaaagtgaataaataaatattcctaatTCTAACCAaagcatatttatattattatttaataaacatatttataggACGTTGGACTGTGAACATTTTTGGGAGCAGCTGTATAACAAAACTTGGAACCTACCCTATATGATATTTTGTAGTAATACCATTATGgagtgttatttaatttgtactttcatattaaatcattttttgtgtTCAAAAGCATATTAATCGTATGCTTTACTGAGAAGAGGGATAGgagataaataaagaatatttaacaaaaggtGACTAATTCAAAACAACTGTTTTGTTTTTCTATATCcagaataatgtttaatattaattgatataaattgatGGAAGCTACTTAGTTAAGTTCTACATTTTtacgatattttaattttgatttttaaaaatgcttgTAGAtgtgaaacattaattaattccaaaattttctatataataaaGAACATGGAATTTTTTGATggacaaatgtttaaaaacgcttgagttttttttaatcaaacctATATTACACATCACTTTAGTGTATATAAGTTTGTAAAGTGTTATATtgagtttaataatataaaatcatgttcaaaatataaggttattaaaattttatgaattaaaatcacTTTAATTGATCTGATTATATGCAGTCTCGCCTATTTAAAAGCCGGACACCCTCATAAAAGCATGAGTATATTGTTTATAGATAAAATGTCACGTTTTTTGATCCAACTCCaggatggatccaccttgtcgtgggGCTCAGTACCACTCCACAAACCAGTGGCAGTTGGAAGCTGACGGTTTCAACTGCAATTCTTGAGGATAATCTAGGATCTTCCTTAGATTGATCAGATTGATTagatgaaatgaataaaatgaatgaaatgaatgaaatgaatgaaatgaatgaaatgaatgaaatgaatgaaatgaatgaaatgaatgaaatgaatgaaatgaatgaaatgaatgaaatgaatgaaatgaaatgaatgtcatgaatgaaatgaatgaaataaattaattttttcatacttttttcaatatccctatcaataatatatcaatatgTCTGAATTGCAAATAGTATattgaagtatttaaaaatacacgtGCAGTTTGTTTTctcatcaatatttattgctcAGTTGAATTAAGTCagtcaaaatataatagttgtgtattaaattatatgaaagcACACATCTATAATGTTTCATTATTGTcctaatttacttaatatcaCATAATAGTGCAACTCCTCTAAGGGTCCAATGTCTAGGATTATGATCTGTTTCAAAATCGATCGAGCCAACATACTTTTGATCTGTGCGCTGCGGCTTTCTATAAATAGGACATTCATAAAGTTTCGGATCTTTGCCGGCTGTGGTATTGAtagcaaaaatatatatcacagGCATTTGCTCATAAAGAACTTTGGGTTTGCTCTCCACCAATTTCCCCGACCTTCTGTCTAAACTGGCACCTTCTAGGAAGAGGCCATGCACATAAACACCTTCGTGGGGGCCTTCCTTTAGATCTTCTTTTGAGTattttgtgatttgattttgcaAGACGACAGAATCCAAGGCCCAACCTTTATGAGCTCTTGTCACATCCTAAGTAAATTTACGTTTAGTCACGTTGGGAATACACGTCGTTTTACATACCTGTCTCATGGCTGTTAAAAATCCTTGAGGATTAAAAAAGCCTGTCATCCAAAATACACTTGGTTTTCCGTTGTTACACCACGTTCTAAATTGTGCATCTCTTTCTAAAAGTTCCGTATACCAAAAGCCTAACGTAGCAGACTCCCAGGATATCTAAggtgtgttaatattttaaaattgaacccaaccaaataattatattgtaccTTTTCCCATCTGTCGGGAATTCTAGCGTCATACATGGCATTCAGGGCTGTTCTTAGATTTTGACTCATTACTATTGTTCCATCAATCGCAAGTTTGAGATCGGTTAATGTTGATTGAACCTGAAACAACATTCACATACAacattatttagttataattactAACTGGAAATTACCTCCTTAATGACTTTTTGAATTCTGTCTATTTCctgtcttaaaaatatattcattggtAACAATGGACCCATACGTTGTAACGCCTCTTTAACTTCAAaactgttataatttttaggaaGTTTTTCCAGCATATCTTCAGCTAAACTGTAAACAATACTTTCTCTGGTTTCACCACCTCCACCTCCACCCTCTTTTGGTTGCACACTTAATATAGTATCTAATATACCTAaagaaaagtataattttttaacacgaaagaaataaatagttttaaaatacccTTTGCAGTATTGATTTGGTATGTTATATCAGCATTTCCATGTAGCCCGAAAACTTCCGGTGTGTCAGTGTTTGGTAAGCCATTTATGTAATCAACATAGCCCTGAAGATTCCTCGTTTGCGGTACTTTGTACCCTTTATAGAACTCGAAACCAGGCCTTAGAAGAACATCACAAAACCACACctaaaatggatttttttaattatattaaaatatttagatttttatagtGTACCTGTGTAAAAGTAGTTAATAATCGTTTATCAAAATCGTCGGTAACTCTACCACCATACTGAACCTCTCCAAGCATATAACAAACAGTAGGCCAAGATACACCCTTTTTTGGATCCATATCATCCAAGTGATTTTGAATGAATTGCACACTGGCTGCAAAGTCCGCTTGATTAAATTCATACGGCACATTCCATCCCAACGGGCCAAACTTTCTGCGTTCTTGAACTACCGTGTGCAAGAAAGCTACTGCATACAATAACGGTGGCCACTGCGATTGGGTAGAATAATCCAAATAGTCTTGAGTAATGTTCTGATAAGTCCTTTTTAAACTAGCTCGAATGCCTTGAGGAGGTTCATTCGTAAATTTGATGGCCATTTGAAGTAAACCAATGGGAAATTGTTCATGTACTTCTGTCGTAAGCCATATCCTGAAAGAATCATCCATTTTTTCTGAGTCCACTAACATGGTCATAACGTCTGTTGCAAATGGTAAGGA includes these proteins:
- the LOC109600021 gene encoding uncharacterized protein LOC109600021, coding for MSLSQKYSGKILVPWYNSNEWRHVNTLVNSNENEDHVEALKCLHLWKIRTPLLFAGIEGTIIILEALTSEKDTLQEDQIKQIYALSLMRFLNVCATNSDKQGKFTKTLAASDLPKWLINIRHDIAHNHKLPELPVLELGLSICFSWLKENYWHSQNDIIMDYIVHEGDHSQLLNLLTYYISLNLDTYKSDTKYFHHYEDEEFLNLCKLVVPKQLKIKNRASVLAYVETELKENLTTFSGNYIKEIVAEKVVKDILFKVQLDSPGIMKDYKNLWAPLFNMLHEGSILFNVLEKLFEVTLETTNSRELKITASYWILDFFKTFTKNRHIQNEFSDKEINKSDNKFNKFALKKIMEKHPEIKDTLDINMSIIPIQEAHNFQQKILEKPNEYMMIYLDSILHYNNCSDEFINETHDLIQSYLITKYPQGSYRIMDSVEFLNDIKNDNDENQIPVVEKVNSQNTQSKWKPITDVECYDGLPLGVLPSQSRESNPLIIF
- the LOC109600012 gene encoding condensin complex subunit 2, producing the protein MDQSFEHTPLRNNDLRRRTLLQNSMQVSSPLRRASRTPTLVVALDRGSDEIERQSRRSHVDIQKRMSHIPQAQSPLNESIKFIDEEEMKNHFQICTKLFSENKINTKNVWQLHIIDLLKHMSQKPSDTLQVASTSIDIGAKVYGLRVDDVHAEGLKLASSMSRQYNKEANLDENGEGGEGNIDGENTEQVAAKKKKKKKRLTAGEKNTISKNIESLSTSLPKLESIFFSTRIDADTSPIDNLFTNKLRMDHSGYKFMLLSTEKAWPADVDPALKYIENKKNTLQININMQPNLKVCIPFNDFQVDEYDPDEEERQLEADKSLLTQRENEVVYDDAGIPIPELDGSIHDNFIHDEIEIDNLADDVCEEEEFCAQIQGEIAHIVDLKPEEVSHRTEYSYKTTMQTHNGRIIDQIWAGPSHWKLKYIRPRKSRFTGESGLQGDKTTVHKQQSKKKKPSVVLFECNLDEPKIDMDKRLKGRRKAPVTDPQKITLPIQDKSSLMIIEQSRELILKRGAEPIRKLPEKSPENDQDDYEVSPYKYENPNDSQYCSQPNDDDLVDNDDGGIDPVETEEIIDAPAQQNFLGENLVDLPETVPKAYVPYALHAKKMDMRKLKAAVWHNITNSKEPLNSEAETRVGKVVPTTFAKLYNQLPALLNEKMRRELSCPLAFVALLHVCNEENLELRPQPGNNKDFDIFGPC
- the LOC109600024 gene encoding histone H2A gives rise to the protein MSGRGKGGKAKGKSQTRSHRAGLQFPVGRIHRLLRKGNYAERVGSGAPVYLGAVMEYLAAEVLELAGNAAKDNKKSRIIPRHLQLAIRNDEELNKLLSGVTIAQGGVLPNIQAVLLPKKTGGNSSANSSAGAGPKTQSQDY